The following proteins are co-located in the Kiritimatiellia bacterium genome:
- the gmk gene encoding guanylate kinase — MSEPPPPLLIVVSAPSGAGKTTICERLLAAHPQMVYSVSCTTRPPRGAEVNGRDYHFLSSEQFDELLARGEFLEHATVHGHRYGTLRAPVAAALTAGRDVLMDIDVQGAASVRRAAQTAPPGDPIARAFVDIFIVPPSLEELRRRLLRRGTDSAATIAQRLANAQMELARAGEYRHTVVNDDLERAVRDIEHILDVERARRA, encoded by the coding sequence ATGAGCGAGCCACCGCCCCCGTTGCTGATCGTCGTCTCGGCCCCTTCCGGCGCCGGGAAAACAACCATCTGCGAACGTCTGCTCGCCGCACACCCGCAAATGGTCTACTCGGTCTCCTGCACCACGCGGCCCCCCCGCGGCGCGGAAGTGAACGGCCGAGACTACCACTTCCTCTCGTCCGAACAGTTCGATGAACTCCTCGCCCGAGGCGAGTTCCTCGAACACGCGACCGTCCACGGCCACCGATACGGCACGCTGCGAGCGCCAGTCGCCGCCGCGCTCACCGCCGGCCGTGATGTGTTGATGGATATTGACGTGCAGGGGGCCGCCAGTGTCCGCCGAGCCGCGCAGACGGCTCCTCCGGGCGACCCCATCGCGCGCGCGTTCGTCGACATCTTCATCGTCCCCCCCTCGCTCGAGGAGCTCCGCCGCCGACTGCTGCGCCGTGGCACCGACTCAGCGGCGACGATCGCGCAACGGCTGGCCAACGCGCAGATGGAACTGGCGCGGGCAGGCGAATACCGCCACACCGTCGTCAACGATGACCTCGAACGGGCGGTCCGGGACATCGAACACATCCTCGACGTGGAGCGCGCCCGCCGCGCCTAA
- a CDS encoding Gfo/Idh/MocA family oxidoreductase, which produces MAWPLVVPAATLGRAGTVSPNERIRLAAIGIGGRGRYVLQWFLRQPDVQVLAVCDVHRPHREAAKMRVDQQHQTRDCAIFHDIRDLLACAANFDAALIAIGDRWHALAAVWAMRAGLDVYCEKPSSMTVAEGRAVVETATRFGRIYQTGTQRLSEPNHVLVFELARTGRLGRLHTCYAHIASGPTVLGVEWAPPQPEPAPEETNWDAWLGPCPWRPYNARYVGGNWRNDADFHTGAIGEWGAHTIAQCLQAIEPPPEAPVEIEPAPNTTGDGTRLRFANGVTMVLEAGRGHWRGACGEWIEGDEGAAGTADGDSVPAVSHPALLRESRRLLAVYQQRTGRALDHVRNFLDCIRSRERPVADEVVMHRSMSLVHAANIAQRLQRPLVWDPAAERFRDAPDANRFLSRAARAPWLFG; this is translated from the coding sequence ATGGCCTGGCCGCTTGTCGTGCCGGCCGCGACCCTGGGCCGAGCTGGCACCGTCTCGCCGAACGAACGAATTCGCCTGGCCGCCATCGGCATCGGAGGCCGCGGCCGTTACGTTCTGCAGTGGTTCCTGCGCCAGCCGGACGTACAGGTGCTGGCCGTGTGCGATGTGCACCGACCACACCGGGAAGCCGCGAAGATGAGGGTGGACCAGCAGCACCAAACACGGGACTGTGCGATCTTTCATGACATCCGCGACCTGCTGGCCTGCGCCGCCAACTTCGACGCCGCATTGATCGCGATCGGCGACCGCTGGCACGCGCTCGCCGCGGTGTGGGCGATGCGCGCGGGCCTGGATGTGTACTGCGAAAAACCCTCGTCAATGACGGTCGCGGAAGGCCGGGCAGTAGTGGAGACGGCGACCCGATTCGGCCGCATCTACCAGACCGGCACGCAGCGGCTGAGCGAGCCGAACCATGTACTCGTGTTCGAGCTGGCTCGCACGGGTCGTCTCGGCCGCTTGCACACCTGCTACGCGCACATCGCCAGCGGACCCACCGTGCTCGGCGTGGAATGGGCGCCGCCCCAACCTGAACCGGCCCCCGAGGAAACAAATTGGGACGCCTGGCTCGGCCCATGCCCGTGGCGGCCGTACAACGCCCGCTACGTTGGCGGAAATTGGCGCAACGACGCCGACTTCCACACCGGCGCGATCGGCGAATGGGGCGCGCATACGATCGCGCAGTGCCTACAAGCAATCGAGCCGCCCCCCGAGGCACCGGTGGAGATTGAGCCGGCGCCCAACACCACTGGCGACGGAACCCGACTGCGCTTCGCCAACGGTGTCACGATGGTACTGGAGGCGGGCCGGGGACACTGGCGCGGCGCCTGCGGCGAATGGATCGAGGGCGACGAGGGGGCCGCGGGAACGGCCGACGGCGATTCGGTACCGGCGGTGTCCCATCCGGCGCTGCTCCGCGAATCACGCCGGCTGCTCGCCGTCTACCAGCAGCGCACCGGTCGCGCGCTCGATCACGTGCGCAATTTCCTCGATTGTATTCGCAGCCGCGAGCGGCCGGTCGCCGACGAGGTCGTGATGCATCGCTCGATGAGCCTCGTCCATGCCGCGAACATTGCGCAGCGGCTGCAGAGGCCACTGGTCTGGGATCCGGCCGCCGAGCGTTTTCGCGACGCACCGGACGCAAATCGCTTTCTCTCGCGCGCCGCGCGCGCTCCCTGGTTGTTCGGCTGA
- a CDS encoding GDSL-type esterase/lipase family protein has product MSRRPWWLAIALAGAAVAAEPLPRVLIIGDSISIGYTPHVRVLLQGRAEVFHNPGNAMHTRHGLAQLDAWLGTDRWDVIHFNFGLHDLKHVTAEGSNALAKGQGTRQVDLPEYRRNIEAIGRRLLCCGARVIFATTTPYPEGTSPYRDPADCALYNDAALCVLRPLGIAVNDLARLALPNLGRWQRPRNVHFNEEGSRALGEAVAQEIWRALGGRPDDITSFR; this is encoded by the coding sequence GTGAGCCGGCGGCCCTGGTGGCTGGCGATCGCACTGGCGGGCGCGGCGGTGGCGGCGGAGCCTTTGCCGCGAGTATTGATCATTGGTGATTCGATCTCGATCGGTTACACACCGCACGTCCGCGTGTTGCTGCAGGGGCGCGCGGAGGTTTTCCATAACCCCGGCAACGCGATGCACACCCGCCACGGTCTTGCGCAGCTGGATGCGTGGCTGGGAACAGATCGGTGGGATGTGATTCATTTCAACTTCGGGCTTCATGATCTGAAGCATGTCACCGCCGAGGGCAGCAACGCGCTGGCGAAGGGGCAGGGGACGCGGCAGGTGGATCTGCCCGAGTACCGGCGAAACATCGAGGCGATTGGCCGGCGCCTGCTCTGCTGCGGTGCGCGCGTCATCTTTGCGACCACCACACCCTATCCGGAGGGCACGTCGCCCTACCGGGATCCGGCCGACTGCGCGCTGTACAACGACGCCGCATTATGCGTGCTGCGCCCGTTGGGTATTGCGGTGAATGATTTGGCGAGGCTGGCGCTGCCGAACCTCGGGCGTTGGCAACGGCCGCGCAACGTCCACTTCAATGAGGAGGGGAGCCGTGCGCTGGGGGAAGCGGTTGCGCAGGAAATCTGGCGTGCGCTGGGCGGGCGGCCCGATGACATAACCAGTTTCCGCTGA
- a CDS encoding lamin tail domain-containing protein, which produces MAVFSALVANATVRITEFSASNSRTIRDEFGDASDWIELANIGTQTVNLAGWRLTDEIGNLSKWVFPSTNIAPGEYWVIFASGRNRATPGRELHTNFELKKDGEYLALVASNGVIVQALNPFPTQATDVAYGLLPATTSMTLVVRTNAPCRYRVPDADPPSEWVFEWYDDSAWPTGRTGVGFGANYSNYLGSTVSNEMFNRRTAVQIRIPFVVERPAAVQSLTLEMQFDDGYMAWINGRAIWATNLSLAYLPPNWNSTATAENDGHQVSQVGIRKPWSRLVVGTNVLAIYGFNRATNNSDLLIRAGLVATTEQYSVNSTNWAFFYPPTPGAPNVPQNQVRGPVIESAYSSGRPIPAGQNLVLTAAVRRVASDIQWVRAYYVVMFGSETAVLLKDDGVAPDAAAGDGTFSGTVPTGVMAVPGQMVRWRYEARDKAGGVTLLPPFSDPWDSSQYFGTVMEDRTITSRLPLVHVFMPNWSAAYNEVGTYGCVWHLDEFYDRVRFDLHGQSTSGGAFPKKSLNLDFPSDHRFHYGGPRRVKDIDLLSNWADKAKVRNVIPAEWFAAFDMPAHFSFPVRVHSNGVFFSTYDLIEDADNRFIERLGFDGDGALYKMYQALTSSVVYAEKKTRRDEPNTDLQELIDALNPARPLAERSRWVFDNVDIPRAVNYFAARAVINDVDHGHKNYYLYRDSEGSLLWMLLPWDVDLCLGHRWTSTYNYFDPNVYTNESYLSGSGNRLYRALLDTPAVRSMVAARMRTAMDRFLGPPGTTNGWFEQRIRWWLDQLDPPDVAVSDADLDYAKWGSWTPWQTAREAGDEILNLFLPGRRWYLETQTVTNGGLIPMSPPDFSRVAIRRIESSPPSGNQDEEYIELVNTNSWPVDLSGWSFSNAVRFVFPGGTILLPGSNLFVCADFCAFRTRPVSPRSNEMAYVTGPFAGHLSSWGESVELWDHRGRLVAATNYPPSPSAWQQYLRVTEIMFHPTPPPASSPWTDDREFEWLELANLGDAPLNLKGVRFTAGIQWGWTNDVWLPPAGRVVVARNPAAFASRYDTNGIVVFGPCEGYLDDSGEELKLEDPNNETILEFDYNDAWQPAADGEGASLVITNLAAPHSEWGRREHWGASWVWQGTPGRPEPGMGPAWVLINEWLAHGDVTPDWIELYNPGEFAVDIGGWWLSDDLARLRKFVIPAGTVIPPGGYLVLGESAFNSTNHPGCVVPFALSELGEEIHLTAVTNGVATSWRQSVVFEASDREVTFGRHLRSDGVVKYPPLSAPTPGAPNAPPKVGPVTITEILYAPLAGGVEYVEILAVTNGLVPLYEVTAPTNRWRVSGGIAFTFPPNTVLTGRQYALVVGGDPVAFRASNSIPRHIQIFGPFTNVLDNAGDTVRLRKPGYPNADGFVPFILADEVEYDDVWPWPPAGRLDGRSIEKIRPTWYGNDPAHWRAGVPRGTPGGPCSNGDANTNGIPDEWELVQFGSLGPSNALADRDGNGRADLLQFLDGSGVSNALTELMLVAVSNRSGLVSFEARRAEGPGYQGRRRYYAVETTTSLTAGVWSPLPGFMRIEGAGQTVVVTNGPAPSSRMLRVRAWLEELPE; this is translated from the coding sequence CGGTTTTCAGTGCGCTGGTGGCAAACGCCACCGTTCGCATCACTGAGTTTTCCGCTTCCAACTCGAGGACGATTCGTGACGAGTTTGGAGATGCTTCCGACTGGATCGAACTGGCGAACATCGGCACGCAAACGGTGAATCTTGCGGGCTGGCGGCTCACGGATGAGATCGGCAATTTGTCCAAGTGGGTGTTTCCCTCGACGAACATTGCACCGGGAGAATACTGGGTCATCTTTGCTTCCGGCCGGAACCGCGCGACGCCGGGCCGAGAGCTGCACACCAATTTTGAGTTGAAAAAGGACGGCGAATATCTGGCGTTAGTGGCCTCAAACGGGGTGATTGTGCAGGCGCTGAATCCTTTCCCGACGCAGGCGACCGATGTGGCCTACGGCCTGCTGCCCGCCACGACCTCGATGACGTTGGTGGTCCGGACTAACGCTCCCTGTCGCTACCGAGTGCCGGACGCCGATCCGCCGTCCGAGTGGGTGTTCGAATGGTACGACGACAGCGCGTGGCCCACCGGACGCACCGGTGTGGGGTTTGGTGCGAACTACTCGAATTATCTCGGGTCGACGGTATCGAACGAAATGTTCAACCGGCGGACCGCGGTGCAGATCCGTATTCCGTTCGTCGTCGAGCGGCCTGCCGCGGTGCAGTCGCTGACGCTCGAGATGCAGTTTGACGACGGCTACATGGCCTGGATCAACGGTCGCGCGATTTGGGCGACGAACCTCTCCTTGGCCTATTTGCCGCCGAACTGGAATTCCACCGCAACGGCGGAGAATGATGGTCACCAGGTCTCGCAGGTCGGCATCCGGAAGCCGTGGTCACGGCTCGTTGTTGGCACCAACGTACTGGCGATCTACGGCTTCAATCGGGCGACGAACAATTCGGATCTACTCATTCGCGCAGGGCTCGTCGCGACGACCGAGCAGTACAGCGTGAACAGCACGAACTGGGCGTTCTTTTATCCGCCGACGCCCGGCGCGCCGAACGTTCCGCAGAACCAGGTGCGGGGGCCGGTCATTGAGAGCGCCTACAGTTCGGGCCGCCCGATCCCGGCGGGACAGAACCTGGTGCTGACCGCAGCGGTGCGTCGGGTCGCCTCCGACATTCAGTGGGTGCGGGCCTACTACGTGGTGATGTTCGGATCCGAGACTGCAGTTTTGCTCAAGGACGATGGCGTGGCGCCGGACGCGGCGGCGGGAGATGGAACTTTCAGCGGCACGGTGCCGACGGGGGTGATGGCCGTCCCCGGCCAGATGGTCCGGTGGCGCTACGAAGCGAGGGACAAGGCGGGGGGTGTCACTCTGCTGCCGCCGTTCTCGGATCCGTGGGACAGCTCGCAGTACTTCGGCACGGTCATGGAGGATCGGACCATCACCAGCCGTCTTCCGCTCGTGCATGTGTTCATGCCGAACTGGAGCGCCGCCTACAACGAGGTTGGTACCTACGGGTGCGTCTGGCACCTTGACGAATTCTACGACCGTGTGCGGTTCGATCTGCACGGCCAGAGCACCTCCGGTGGCGCCTTTCCGAAGAAGAGCCTCAACCTCGATTTCCCGTCGGACCATCGCTTCCACTACGGAGGACCCCGCCGGGTGAAGGACATTGATCTGCTGTCCAACTGGGCGGACAAGGCAAAGGTGCGCAACGTGATTCCGGCGGAATGGTTCGCCGCGTTCGACATGCCGGCGCATTTTTCCTTCCCCGTCCGCGTGCATTCGAACGGCGTGTTTTTCTCGACGTACGATTTGATAGAGGACGCGGACAACCGTTTCATCGAGCGGCTGGGTTTCGACGGGGACGGCGCGCTCTACAAGATGTACCAGGCGCTGACCTCGTCGGTGGTGTATGCGGAGAAAAAGACGCGGCGCGACGAGCCGAACACCGACCTGCAGGAGCTGATTGATGCGCTCAATCCTGCGCGTCCGCTGGCGGAACGCTCGCGGTGGGTGTTTGACAACGTGGACATTCCGCGCGCGGTGAACTACTTTGCCGCCCGTGCGGTGATCAACGACGTCGACCACGGGCACAAGAACTACTACCTCTACCGTGATTCGGAGGGCAGTCTGCTCTGGATGCTGCTGCCGTGGGACGTGGATCTCTGCCTGGGGCATCGATGGACGTCGACCTACAATTATTTCGACCCGAACGTCTACACGAACGAGAGCTATCTGAGCGGTAGCGGCAATCGGTTGTACCGCGCGCTGCTTGACACTCCCGCGGTTCGCTCGATGGTTGCCGCGCGCATGCGCACCGCGATGGACCGTTTTCTGGGGCCGCCTGGCACGACGAACGGTTGGTTCGAGCAGCGGATCCGTTGGTGGCTGGACCAGCTCGACCCGCCCGATGTCGCGGTGTCGGATGCGGACCTCGACTACGCAAAGTGGGGATCGTGGACGCCGTGGCAGACCGCGCGCGAGGCGGGCGACGAAATCCTGAATTTGTTCCTGCCGGGTCGACGGTGGTACCTGGAGACCCAGACCGTTACGAACGGGGGGTTGATCCCGATGTCGCCGCCCGACTTCTCGCGAGTTGCGATCCGACGGATCGAATCGTCGCCGCCCTCGGGCAATCAGGACGAGGAGTACATCGAGCTGGTCAACACCAACTCGTGGCCGGTGGATCTCTCCGGCTGGTCGTTCAGCAACGCGGTGCGATTCGTGTTTCCGGGCGGAACGATCCTGCTGCCGGGTTCGAATCTCTTTGTTTGCGCCGACTTCTGCGCGTTTCGGACGCGGCCGGTCTCGCCGCGGTCCAACGAGATGGCGTATGTGACGGGACCGTTTGCGGGGCATCTGTCCTCGTGGGGTGAATCGGTGGAGCTGTGGGACCACCGTGGTCGGCTGGTGGCGGCGACGAACTATCCGCCGTCGCCTTCCGCCTGGCAGCAGTATCTGCGGGTCACGGAGATCATGTTCCATCCGACCCCGCCGCCAGCGAGCTCCCCTTGGACGGACGATCGGGAGTTCGAGTGGCTCGAGCTGGCCAATCTGGGTGATGCGCCGCTCAATCTGAAGGGGGTTCGATTCACCGCGGGCATCCAGTGGGGATGGACGAACGACGTCTGGCTTCCGCCGGCGGGGCGGGTGGTGGTGGCGCGAAACCCGGCGGCGTTTGCGTCGCGATACGACACGAACGGCATCGTCGTATTCGGCCCCTGTGAGGGGTATCTGGACGATAGCGGGGAAGAGCTGAAACTCGAGGATCCGAACAACGAGACGATTCTCGAGTTCGACTACAACGACGCGTGGCAGCCGGCAGCGGATGGCGAGGGTGCCTCGTTGGTGATCACGAATCTGGCCGCACCGCACTCGGAGTGGGGACGGCGGGAACACTGGGGCGCGTCATGGGTGTGGCAGGGCACACCCGGCCGACCGGAGCCGGGAATGGGACCGGCGTGGGTTCTGATCAACGAATGGCTCGCTCACGGTGACGTAACGCCCGACTGGATCGAGCTGTACAACCCCGGTGAGTTCGCGGTGGACATTGGCGGGTGGTGGCTGAGCGACGATCTGGCCCGTCTGCGCAAGTTTGTGATTCCGGCCGGCACGGTGATTCCGCCGGGCGGTTACCTCGTCCTCGGCGAGTCCGCGTTCAACTCGACGAACCACCCTGGTTGCGTGGTGCCCTTCGCGCTCAGTGAACTGGGTGAGGAGATTCATCTGACCGCGGTCACCAACGGTGTGGCGACGTCCTGGCGACAGAGCGTGGTATTCGAAGCATCGGACCGGGAGGTGACGTTCGGGCGACATCTTCGTTCGGACGGTGTGGTCAAGTATCCGCCGTTGTCGGCGCCCACCCCGGGCGCGCCGAACGCGCCGCCGAAGGTGGGCCCCGTGACGATCACGGAGATTCTGTACGCGCCGCTGGCGGGCGGGGTGGAGTACGTTGAGATTCTTGCAGTGACCAACGGACTGGTACCGCTCTACGAGGTCACCGCGCCGACGAACCGATGGCGGGTCAGCGGCGGCATCGCGTTCACGTTCCCGCCAAACACGGTGTTGACCGGCCGGCAGTACGCGCTGGTGGTGGGGGGAGATCCGGTCGCGTTTCGAGCCTCGAACTCGATTCCGCGGCACATCCAGATCTTTGGACCGTTCACCAATGTATTGGACAATGCCGGTGACACGGTTCGGCTCCGCAAACCGGGGTATCCGAACGCGGACGGGTTTGTGCCGTTCATTCTGGCGGACGAGGTCGAGTATGATGATGTGTGGCCATGGCCGCCAGCGGGTCGGCTGGACGGACGTTCGATCGAAAAGATCCGGCCGACATGGTACGGAAATGATCCCGCCCATTGGAGGGCGGGTGTCCCTCGTGGTACGCCCGGCGGGCCGTGCTCGAACGGCGACGCGAACACGAACGGTATCCCCGACGAGTGGGAGTTGGTCCAGTTCGGGAGTCTTGGCCCCTCCAACGCGCTCGCGGACCGCGATGGCAACGGCCGCGCAGATCTGTTGCAGTTTCTCGACGGCTCAGGTGTGAGCAATGCACTGACCGAACTGATGTTGGTCGCAGTGTCGAATCGGAGCGGGTTAGTTTCGTTCGAGGCGCGACGCGCTGAGGGGCCGGGCTACCAGGGCCGACGGCGATACTACGCGGTGGAGACGACCACCTCCCTGACGGCGGGAGTCTGGAGTCCGTTGCCCGGCTTTATGCGCATTGAGGGTGCGGGGCAAACAGTGGTGGTGACGAACGGGCCGGCCCCTTCGAGCCGGATGTTGAGGGTCCGTGCATGGTTGGAGGAGCTACCCGAGTGA